A single genomic interval of Halobacillus halophilus DSM 2266 harbors:
- a CDS encoding alpha/beta hydrolase, whose translation MKIKQPQPFTFEEGERAVLLLHGFTGHSADVRMLGRFLQKHGYTSHGPIYRGHGKELEALIDARPEDWWTDVKASLNHLRDLGYQKIAVAGLSLGGVLGLKLAYSEPIKGLVTMCSPMFFDNEKQLTRGFEAKARQYKQLEGKDQETINKEVDELLKESEEMFKQLGGFINEVHDEVDQIYTPTFVVQAEKDEMINKDSANYIYEQVESNQKDIKWYKDSGHVITMGKEKEQLHEDILEFLESLDWS comes from the coding sequence ATGAAGATTAAACAACCACAACCTTTTACGTTTGAAGAAGGAGAGCGTGCGGTATTATTATTACATGGTTTTACAGGACATTCCGCTGATGTCCGTATGCTCGGAAGATTTCTGCAAAAGCACGGCTACACGAGTCACGGTCCGATATACCGAGGTCATGGTAAAGAATTGGAAGCTTTAATTGATGCAAGACCTGAAGATTGGTGGACGGATGTAAAAGCTTCCTTGAACCATCTGCGAGATCTTGGTTATCAAAAAATAGCCGTGGCTGGTCTGTCCCTTGGAGGAGTGCTGGGGTTGAAGCTTGCCTATTCTGAGCCGATAAAAGGCTTAGTTACCATGTGCTCGCCTATGTTTTTTGATAATGAAAAGCAGTTAACCCGTGGGTTTGAAGCAAAAGCACGGCAGTATAAGCAGCTTGAGGGGAAAGATCAGGAAACGATTAATAAAGAGGTAGACGAATTATTAAAAGAATCAGAAGAAATGTTTAAGCAATTAGGCGGATTTATTAACGAAGTTCATGATGAAGTGGATCAGATTTACACGCCAACCTTTGTAGTACAAGCAGAAAAAGATGAAATGATTAACAAAGATAGCGCAAACTATATTTATGAACAAGTGGAATCCAACCAAAAAGATATAAAATGGTACAAGGACTCTGGCCATGTCATTACAATGGGGAAAGAAAAGGAACAGCTCCATGAGGATATTCTTGAATTTCTTGAATCATTGGACTGGTCCTAA
- the secG gene encoding preprotein translocase subunit SecG, translating into METLAITLLTIDTIALIVLVLLQSGKSAGLSGAISGGAEQLFGKQKARGIDAVLHKATIVTGVLFFVLAFLSAYILG; encoded by the coding sequence ATGGAAACACTCGCGATAACTTTATTGACTATTGATACAATAGCTTTAATTGTTCTAGTGCTGTTGCAATCAGGAAAAAGTGCCGGACTATCAGGAGCTATATCTGGTGGGGCGGAGCAATTGTTCGGTAAGCAAAAGGCTAGAGGAATTGATGCTGTATTGCATAAAGCTACAATCGTAACAGGTGTCTTATTTTTTGTCCTGGCTTTCTTGTCAGCCTATATTTTAGGTTAA
- a CDS encoding DeoR/GlpR family DNA-binding transcription regulator gives MLTPERHQIILETVKKYHTAKIKDLVQSTGASESTIRRDLDQLEQEGLLRRVHGGASLRASASDEPSMGEKITKYHKEKNAIASYAASLVRDGDCIFLDAGSTTYEMISYLYGKDITVVTNGLDQLDKLTEYQIKTYVVGGYVKHRTRAVIGTVAMQNLQQYRFDQCFMGTNGISLKEGFSTPDPEEAAIKSTALSLSQERYVLADHSKFEEISFGKFANLDEAYILTNYEGLYLNNYKEKTNIKVVTA, from the coding sequence ATGCTGACTCCAGAACGACATCAGATCATTTTGGAAACCGTCAAAAAATATCATACGGCGAAAATTAAAGATCTGGTGCAATCAACAGGAGCCTCGGAATCCACGATTCGCCGTGACTTAGACCAATTAGAGCAGGAAGGTCTACTTCGCAGAGTCCACGGTGGAGCATCTCTAAGAGCTTCAGCGAGCGACGAGCCAAGCATGGGGGAAAAAATCACAAAGTACCATAAAGAAAAAAATGCTATTGCCAGCTATGCGGCTTCACTCGTCAGAGACGGTGATTGCATTTTTCTCGATGCAGGCTCCACAACCTACGAAATGATTTCTTACTTATATGGTAAGGACATTACAGTAGTCACAAATGGGCTCGATCAACTCGATAAACTCACTGAGTATCAAATCAAAACTTATGTAGTTGGCGGTTATGTAAAGCATCGGACAAGAGCCGTGATTGGCACAGTGGCCATGCAGAACCTTCAACAATACCGATTTGACCAGTGCTTTATGGGGACTAACGGTATTTCCTTAAAGGAAGGTTTTTCTACACCAGACCCTGAAGAAGCTGCTATTAAAAGCACAGCTTTATCTTTATCTCAGGAACGCTATGTTTTAGCTGACCATTCTAAGTTTGAAGAAATATCCTTTGGAAAATTTGCCAATCTCGACGAGGCTTACATTTTGACAAATTATGAAGGACTGTACTTAAACAATTACAAAGAAAAAACTAATATAAAGGTTGTGACCGCATGA